One genomic window of Halorhabdus sp. CBA1104 includes the following:
- a CDS encoding NAD-dependent epimerase/dehydratase family protein, protein MDVLIIGGTGVISTGITRQLVESGHEVTLYNRGETDVEIPESVEQIHGDRFDYDAFEDAVGDVDVDVVIDMLCFSPADVESDIRAFGNEIEQLIFTSTIDVYARPPERNPITEDAAREPAVSEYGAEKAAAEDRFRAAEREGAFDVTIIRPWSTYGEGGPVLHTFGIDTYYIERLRQGKPIVVHGDGTALWGPCHRDDVARAFVNAVGNAKAYGETYHVTSEEVISWNQYHQRVASALDAPEPELVHIPTDVLGDVAPERTEMLRDHFQFSTIFDNSKAKRDLDFEYTIDFEAGVKRTVAWLEAHNQIESGEGDAFEDTLIDAWRESSADLREQFA, encoded by the coding sequence ATGGACGTACTCATCATCGGCGGCACGGGCGTCATCTCGACTGGAATTACGCGACAGCTCGTTGAGTCGGGCCACGAGGTGACGCTGTACAACCGTGGGGAAACCGACGTCGAGATTCCCGAAAGCGTCGAGCAGATCCACGGCGATCGCTTCGATTACGATGCTTTCGAAGACGCAGTTGGGGACGTCGACGTGGATGTCGTCATCGACATGCTGTGTTTCTCGCCCGCGGATGTCGAAAGTGACATTCGGGCCTTCGGGAACGAGATCGAGCAATTGATCTTCACGAGTACGATCGATGTCTATGCCCGGCCGCCCGAGCGCAATCCGATCACCGAAGACGCCGCCCGCGAACCGGCTGTCAGCGAGTACGGGGCCGAAAAAGCCGCCGCCGAGGATCGTTTTCGCGCGGCCGAACGCGAAGGGGCTTTCGACGTGACGATCATCCGTCCGTGGAGTACCTACGGTGAGGGCGGCCCAGTCTTGCACACCTTCGGCATCGATACCTACTACATCGAGCGGCTCCGCCAGGGAAAACCGATCGTCGTCCACGGCGATGGGACCGCGCTGTGGGGCCCCTGCCACCGCGACGACGTCGCCCGGGCCTTCGTCAACGCCGTCGGCAACGCCAAGGCCTACGGCGAAACCTATCACGTCACCAGCGAGGAGGTCATCTCCTGGAACCAGTACCACCAGCGGGTCGCCTCGGCCCTGGATGCGCCCGAACCCGAGCTGGTACACATTCCGACTGACGTCTTGGGAGACGTCGCCCCAGAGCGGACGGAGATGCTCCGAGACCACTTCCAGTTTAGCACGATTTTCGACAACAGCAAAGCCAAGCGTGACCTGGACTTCGAGTACACGATCGACTTCGAGGCTGGCGTCAAGCGGACGGTGGCGTGGCTCGAGGCCCACAACCAGATCGAGAGCGGCGAAGGTGACGCCTTCGAAGACACGTTGATCGACGCTTGGCGGGAGTCGAGCGCCGACCTCCGTGAGCAGTTCGCGTGA
- a CDS encoding thioredoxin family protein, with the protein MAILDEDDKSDVKEVLEDLADPIDVHVFTDDDCQYCDEAVSLIEDVESLAEEIDLAVHEMDDPLAGELGADQYDGGPVTVITREDISGVRYFGIPSGQEFSSFLQDLVAVSTGETGLDESVREELTAIDEPVEITVFVTPTCPHCPRAVQTAHSLAIENEHVEANSVESQEFMELSQEFGVRGVPQINVNGTDGEFTGALPPQQFLQQVKQAL; encoded by the coding sequence ATGGCAATACTCGACGAAGACGACAAATCCGACGTCAAAGAAGTGCTCGAAGACTTGGCCGATCCGATTGACGTCCACGTGTTCACCGACGACGACTGCCAGTATTGTGACGAAGCTGTATCACTAATCGAAGACGTAGAATCGCTGGCCGAGGAAATCGATCTGGCCGTCCACGAGATGGACGACCCACTGGCTGGCGAACTCGGTGCCGATCAGTACGATGGCGGACCGGTAACGGTCATTACCCGTGAGGATATCTCCGGGGTCCGCTACTTCGGGATCCCGTCGGGCCAGGAGTTCAGTTCGTTCCTCCAGGATCTCGTTGCCGTGTCGACCGGTGAGACAGGACTCGACGAGAGCGTCCGAGAGGAACTCACAGCGATCGACGAACCCGTCGAAATCACGGTGTTCGTGACGCCGACTTGTCCGCACTGTCCACGCGCAGTCCAGACAGCCCACAGCCTGGCCATCGAGAACGAACACGTCGAGGCCAACTCCGTCGAATCACAGGAGTTCATGGAACTCTCCCAGGAGTTCGGCGTTCGTGGCGTCCCGCAGATCAACGTCAACGGGACGGACGGGGAATTCACGGGTGCCCTGCCCCCACAGCAGTTCCTCCAGCAGGTCAAACAGGCCCTCTAA
- a CDS encoding type II toxin-antitoxin system RelE/ParE family toxin translates to MSDDGWTWELSSTAEDDLDGLSPADQDRILDKLDEIVSSPWRDPPDYGEPLQNSPYKKIRVGEFRLSVSFRQDDERLVVARIKRRGGAYTADDD, encoded by the coding sequence ATGAGTGACGACGGGTGGACGTGGGAACTCTCCTCGACGGCCGAAGACGACCTCGACGGACTGTCCCCTGCCGACCAAGACCGGATACTCGACAAGCTCGATGAAATCGTCTCCTCGCCGTGGCGCGACCCGCCGGACTACGGTGAGCCGCTCCAGAACAGCCCGTACAAGAAGATACGCGTCGGGGAGTTCCGGCTCTCCGTGAGCTTCCGGCAGGACGACGAGCGACTCGTCGTCGCACGTATCAAGCGTCGGGGCGGCGCGTACACCGCTGACGACGACTAA
- a CDS encoding ribbon-helix-helix domain-containing protein → MSEAATNDDGGDDIATVNFKVTESFLERIEDTWQGRGFNSRSEFIRYTLRDAVEFPTFDRDELVALLEAEEDIREGRTTSAEEARERFGTSDE, encoded by the coding sequence ATGTCTGAAGCAGCTACGAATGACGACGGTGGGGATGACATCGCCACGGTCAACTTCAAAGTCACCGAGTCGTTCCTCGAACGGATAGAGGACACATGGCAGGGACGCGGGTTCAACAGCCGAAGTGAGTTCATCCGGTACACGCTTCGAGACGCCGTTGAGTTCCCGACGTTCGACCGCGACGAACTCGTCGCCCTGCTCGAAGCCGAGGAGGACATCCGCGAGGGACGAACGACGAGCGCCGAGGAAGCACGCGAGCGGTTCGGCACGAGCGATGAGTGA
- a CDS encoding NAD+ synthase, whose protein sequence is MTESDSIAQGDSPLDLRLSDDELLAQREHVTDFIAEQIDEAGVDGAVLGLSGGVDSAAVAYLAVEALGAENLHGLVMPSEVNDPETMSDAERVAEDLGIEYDVIEIEPIVETFLEAYPEAEADRMAVGNVRVRARAVLNYLVANTEDGLVLGTGNRTESLTGYFTKYGDGAVDCHPIANLYKQQVRQLARHLGVPADIASRTPTAGMWVDQTDEGELGVEYDTIDSILALQVEGGVSTSATAKIVGVEQSVVEHVQELYEQSAHKRAMPPTPTPL, encoded by the coding sequence ATGACAGAAAGCGATTCGATAGCACAGGGGGATTCGCCGCTGGACCTGCGACTGTCCGACGACGAACTGCTCGCACAGCGCGAGCATGTCACCGATTTCATCGCCGAGCAAATCGACGAGGCTGGTGTCGACGGGGCGGTCTTGGGGTTGTCGGGCGGCGTCGACAGTGCCGCCGTCGCGTACCTCGCCGTCGAAGCGTTGGGCGCCGAGAACCTACACGGGCTTGTCATGCCAAGCGAAGTCAACGACCCGGAGACGATGAGCGACGCAGAGCGCGTCGCCGAGGACCTCGGGATCGAATACGACGTCATCGAGATCGAGCCGATCGTCGAGACGTTCCTCGAAGCGTATCCAGAGGCCGAGGCCGATCGAATGGCAGTCGGTAACGTTCGCGTCCGGGCGCGAGCCGTGCTGAACTATCTGGTCGCAAACACCGAGGACGGGCTCGTCTTGGGGACGGGCAACCGGACCGAATCACTGACGGGTTATTTCACGAAGTACGGCGACGGGGCCGTCGATTGCCACCCGATCGCGAACCTCTACAAACAGCAGGTCCGCCAGTTGGCCCGGCACCTCGGCGTGCCTGCAGACATCGCCTCCCGGACCCCCACCGCCGGAATGTGGGTCGATCAGACTGACGAAGGAGAATTGGGCGTCGAGTACGACACCATCGATTCGATTCTGGCGCTTCAGGTCGAAGGCGGAGTCAGCACGAGCGCGACCGCAAAGATCGTCGGCGTCGAGCAGTCGGTAGTCGAACACGTCCAAGAACTGTACGAACAGAGTGCCCACAAACGGGCCATGCCGCCAACGCCAACACCCCTGTAA